The Tenebrio molitor chromosome 3, icTenMoli1.1, whole genome shotgun sequence genome contains a region encoding:
- the LOC138125671 gene encoding somatostatin receptor type 2-like, whose amino-acid sequence MNQSNITGDDGMMEQGLTMPIIFQTILFAVVCLVGLVGNTLVIYVVIRFSKMQTVTNMYIVNLAIADECFLIGIPFLLVTMINKQWIFGNAACKAYMISTSINQFTSSIFLCIMSADRYIAVCHPISSPKWRTPLISRIVSLLAWTCSIVLMTPIIEHATELEPRPGQKSCIIDWNNNENITDNSTSATGATIFTTYTFVFSFAIPLVLILVFYCLVIQKLKTVGPKNKSKEKKRSHRKVTNLVLTVVTVYVICWLPYWITQIAMLSTTSLSNHSAFVVTLHLMASCLSYSNSAMNPILYAFLSDNFKKSFLKACTCAAGKDVNATLHLENSVFPRKNKHGSERVKPARGTSICPNNDDECDMGPLVSRGDQSTSAITMTSRTNITSLGDSRETISKNNAVKNGNVVTIHPTCL is encoded by the exons ATGAACCAAAGCAACATAACGGGCGACGACGGCATGATGGAACAGGGTCTCACAATGCCCATAATCTTCCAAACCATCCTGTTCGCCGTGGTATGTTTGGTGGGTTTggttggtaacacattggtaATCTACGTAGTGATCCGTTTCTCCAAAATGCAAACCGTTACCAACATGTACATAGTGAACCTGGCCATAGCCGACGAGTGCTTCCTCATCGGCATCCCCTTCCTCTTAGTAACCATGATCAACAAACAGTGGATCTTCGGCAATGCCGCCTGCAAAGCTTACATGATCTCCACCAGCATCAACCAATTCACAAGCTCCATCTTCCTGTGCATCATGAGCGCCGACAGATACATCGCGGTCTGTCATCCCATCTCGTCTCCAAAATGGCGGACGCCTCTGATATCGAGGATAGTGTCGTTGTTGGCTTGGACCTGCAGCATCGTCTTGATGACGCCCATCATAGAGCACGCGACGGAGCTGGAGCCCCGACCCGGACAGAAGTCTTGCATCATCGACTGGAACAACAATGAAAACATCACTGACAATTCCACTTCGGCGACTGGAGCCACCATCTTCACGACGTACACCTTCGTATTTAGCTTCGCAATTCCCCTAGtcttaattttagttttttactGTTTGGTGATACAGAAGCTGAAGACTGTAGGTCCCAAGAACAAGTCGAAAGAGAAGAAACGCTCGCACCGGAAGGTCACCAATCTGGTCTTGACAGTGGTCACGGTGTACGTGATCTGCTGGCTGCCGTATTGGATCACGCAGATAGCCATGCTGAGCACCACTTCTTTATCAAATCA TTCTGCTTTTGTGGTGACTCTGCACCTGATGGCTTCCTGCCTCAGCTATTCCAACTCGGCGATGAACCCGATCTTGTACGCGTTCTTGAGCGACAACTTCAAGAAGAGTTTTCTGAAAGCGTGCACTTGTGCCGCCGGCAAAGACGTCAACGCGACTTTGCATCTGGAGAACAGCGTCTTCCCCAGGAAGAACAAGCACGGCTCGGAGAGAGTGAAACCGGCGAGGGGAACATCCATCTGTCCCAACAACGACGACGAGTGTGATATGGGACCATTGGTCAGCCGGGGCGACCAGTCGACCTCGGCGATTACGATGACCTCGAGGACAAACATTACCTCTTTAGGCGACAGCCGAGAGACCATATCGAAGAACAACGCCGTCAAGAACGGCAACGTTGTAACAATCCACCCGActtgtttgtaa
- the LOC138127316 gene encoding motile sperm domain-containing protein 1-like — MATRKQPTNFIISPSELKVYRDSTEPVKLSIFNCYEFFVQCNVLIWSTNSFAVKKSKMIIGPRSHASIVLTYTGSREGCSIEKHMFQIVIRDVNTREVIGIRRIIASIFPSEEQPKEECFVSEDSGEKGSTRSVVQVNLEEQKEEEYSGLDDTLVQQNIENSPQHNTSETEEAAEYWAQHKELKDEASNSTKSLGALNNENEKPK; from the exons ATGGCCACTAGGAAACAACCGACCAATTTCATCATATCTCCATCAGAACTAAAAGTTTACAGAGATAGTACAGAACCAGTGAAATTGTCAATTTTCAATTGTTACGAGTTTTTTGTGCAATGTAATG TTCTGATTTGGAGCACAAACAGTTTTGCTGTGAAAAAGAGCAAAATGATTATTGGCCCTCGATCTCATGCTAGCATCGTGTTAACTTACACGGGATCTAGGGAGGGGTGCTCTATTGAAAAACACATGTTTCAAATAGTTATTCGTGACGTAAACACCAGAGAG GTAATTGGTATAAGGCGCATTATTGCTTCGATATTCCCCTCCGAAGAACAACCAAAAGAAGAATGTTTTGTGTCAGAAGATAGTGGAGAAAAAGGAAGTACACGTTCTGTGGTGCAGGTGAATTTAGAGGAACAGAAAGAAGAGGAATATTCTGGGCTAGATGATACACTAGTACAACAAAACATAGAAAATTCTCCCCAACACAATACAAGTGAAACAGAAGAAGCAGCAGAATATTGGGCACAGCACAAAGAATTGAAGGACGAAGCTAGTAATTCGACGAAAAGTTTGGGTGCACtgaataatgaaaatgaaaagcCGAAATGA
- the LOC138125712 gene encoding uncharacterized protein: protein MEYIKSQKNGKLLLCDGYRYRKDKARLNSTSWRCTKTGCKGRLLVTGENYKKATNEHNHGPDPASNEAQIVREKIRKSAVSSEERPRAIIQACSSNISEEACVQIQSYDAARRTIQRQRNKILPRNTTRNKNISEIDINEEYKKTDRGENFLLYDSGNNDNNRIIMFGTARNIALLNEFPHWCVDGTFKVAPQFFTQVYTVHALINNRALPMIYVLLNNKQQATYKRVFEKLMEIEPTLRPESIVSDFEISAINAINEVFPNAQITGCMFHLAQNLWKKIQKTHLVECYRENEDTRKKCKMLLALSYVPVKDVQFAFEIITENFPDELKPLIDYWENYYVGRRILNVRPRFEINIWNMYDRIRSDLPKTNNSVEAWHNSFQKSLDCHHPCVSKLLMHLKKEQSFTETFITRYRAGIREPKKPNCKYVQLRSRLKVLAENYAFRNVEDYLVSVALNLSL from the coding sequence ATGGAATACATAAAGTCGCAGAAAAACGGTAAACTCTTGCTGTGTGATGGGTACAGATATAGAAAAGATAAGGCGCGCCTCAATTCCACTTCGTGGCGATGCACCAAAACTGGTTGCAAGGGGAGGCTGTTGGTGACGGGAGAAAATTACAAGAAGGCAACAAATGAGCACAATCACGGTCCGGATCCCGCAAGCAATGAAGCACAAATTGTtagagaaaaaattagaaagtcAGCTGTATCATCCGAAGAAAGGCCAAGGGCTATTATTCAAGCATGCAGCAGTAATATTTCCGAAGAAGCTTGTGTCCAAATTCAAAGTTACGATGCTGCAAGACGTACTATACAGCGTcagagaaataaaattcttcCAAGAAATACAACCAGGAATAAGAATATTTCAGAAATTGACATTAATGAAGAGTACAAAAAAACCGACAGAggggaaaattttttgctgtaCGATTCTGGTAATAATGACAACAATCGAATCATCATGTTTGGCACGGCAAGAAATATTGCACTGCTAAATGAATTTCCACACTGGTGCGTTGATGGGACATTTAAGGTAGCTCCACAATTCTTCACTCAAGTATATACTGTTCACGCATTGATCAACAACAGAGCTCTACCTATgatatatgtattattaaacaataaacaacAGGCAACGTATAAGAGAGTATTTGAGAAGTTGATGGAAATTGAGCCAACGCTAAGACCTGAAAGCATAGTAAGCGATTTTGAAATATCCGCAATCAACGCCATAAATGAGGTTTTTCCAAATGCACAAATTACAGGATGCATGTTTCATCTGGCCCAAAatctttggaaaaaaattcaaaaaacccaTTTAGTGGAATGCTACAGAGAAAATGAGgacacaagaaaaaaatgtaagatgTTATTAGCATTAAGTTATGTTCCTGTAAAGGATGTACAATTTGCTTTCGAAATTATTACTGAAAATTTTCCGGACGAACTGAAACCGTTAATAGATTATTGGGAAAACTACTATGTTGGTAGAAGAATTCTCAATGTACGACCAAGATTTGAAATTAACATTTGGAATATGTATGACAGAATTCGAAGTGACTTGCCTAAAACAAATAATTCTGTGGAAGCATGGCACAATTCATTTCAGAAAAGTTTAGATTGTCATCACCCCTGTGTATCCAAGTTACTGAtgcatttaaagaaagaacaAAGTTTTACAGAGACCTTCATTACGCGGTACCGCGCTGGTATCAGAGAACCAAAAAAACCCAACTGCAAGTACGTGCAGCTAAGAAGTAGGCTTAAAGTTCTGGCTGAAAACTATGCCTTTAGAAACGTAGAGGATTATTTGGTTTCGGTCGCACTTAATCTTTCATTGTAA